The Arthrobacter sp. D5-1 genome segment GTGACTCCGCCAATCCACTCAGGGTACCGGTCAAGATCCGTCCACGTCGCGAAAACGCGTTCGGGTGGTGCTGCGACAAGGGTCGAAACGCGGAACGTTGCCATGGGTCCAGCATGCGCTCATTGCCGCCGGAATGCGAGGGGGTTAACGGTCTGTAATCCCGGACAGCACCCCTTCAAAAGCCGTTCCCGCCGCTTGATAAAGGGGCTTTAGTAGAAGCAGAAGATCTTTCCAGCACACACTTTCCAAGACGAAGGAGCCACCATGGCACCCGCCGATTTCACTACAGGAGCCCGCCCGGTCAAGGCTGCCCGGGGTACGGAGCTGACTGCCAAGTCCTGGCAGACGGAAGCGCCGCTGCGCATGTTGATGAATAATCTGGATCCTGAGGTCGCTGAGCGTCCTGATGATTTGGTGGTTTACGGTGGCACGGGCCGTGCGGCGCGTTCCTGGGCTGCGTTTGATGCGATTACCCGGACGCTGGAGACCATGGAGAAGGACGAGACGCTGCTGGTGCAGTCGGGGAAGCCGGTGGGTGTTTTCCGCACGAATGAGTGGGCGCCGCGGGTGCTGCTGGCGAACTCGAACCTGGTGGGGGATTGGGCGACGTGGCCTGAGTTCCGCCGGCTCGAGGCTGAGGGTTTGATGATGTATGGCCAGATGACTGCTGGGTCATGGATTTACATCGGCACCCAGGGCATCCTGCAGGGCACCTATGAAACGTTCGCTGCTGTCGGAAATAAGCTCGCCGCGGAGGGCCGCCACCCGGCGCCGGCGGCGGAAGGTTCCACGGAGGGGCCGCTGGCAGGGACCCTGACGTTGACTGGTGGTTGTGGTGGCATGGGCGGGGCGCAGCCGTTGGCGGTGACGCTCAATGATGGTGCGTGCTTGATTGTTGATGTGGACGAGTCCCGGCTGCGTCGGCGTGTGGGTAAGCGGTACCTGGACGAGGTCGAAACCGATTTGGATGCTGCGATCGCCAAAGTCCAGGCCGCGAAGGACGAGCGCCGCGGCTGGTCCGTCGGTTATGTGGGCAACGCCGCTGAGGTCTTCCCCGAATTGCTGCGCCGCCACAAGGCCGGCGAAGTCACGTTTGACGTGGTCACGGACCAGACCTCCGCTCATGACCCGTTGTCCTACCTGCCGGAGGGCATCACGGTGGCCGAGTGGCACACCGAAGCCGAAGCTGATCCGGAAGGGTTCACCAAGAAGGCCCAGGCGTCAATGGCCCGCCAGGTGCAGGCGATGGTGGAGTTCCAGGACGCCGGAGCTGAGGTCTTTGATTACGGCAACTCGATCCGTGACGAGGCCCGCAAGGGTGGGTATGACCGTGCGTTTGAATTCCCTGGCTTCGTCCCGGCGTACATTCGTCCGTTGTTCTGCGAGGGTCTGGGCCCGTTCCGCTGGGTCGCGCTCTCGGGCGATCCGGAAGACATTGCGGTGACGGACAAGGCCATCAAGGAGTTGTTCCCGGAGAACAAGCACCTCCACAAGTGGATTGACGCTGCGGCCGAACGGGTTGAATTCGAAGGCCTGCCGGCCCGTATTTGCTGGCTTGGGTACGGCGAACGCCATAAGGCTGGTCTGCTGTTCAACCGGCTCGTCGCCGAGGGCAAGGTCAAGGCTCCGATCGTGATCGGCCGTGACCACCTGGATTCGGGTTCCGTGGCGTCCCCTTACCGGGAGACCGAGTCGATGAAGGATGGCTCGGACGCGGTTGCTGACTGGCCGTTGCTGAACGCGCTGACTGCTGCATCCTCGGGCGCTACGTGGGTGTCCATCCACCACGGTGGTGGTGTTGGTATTGGCCGGTCCATCCACACTGGCCAGGTTTCCGTCGCTGACGGCACGGAACTGGCAGCCCAGAAACTGGAACGGCTCCTGACCAACGATCCCGGTATGGGCGTCATCCGCCACGTCGACGCCGGCTACGACCGCGCCATCGACGTCGCCAACGAACGCGGCGTCCGCATCCCCATGAACGAGAAGTAGGCAGCAACAGTGACTATTACGACCCACGAACCATTGACCGTCACCCTCGGCTCCAGCGGCGTCACGCCCGAAGACGTGGTCGCCGTCGCACGCCACGACGCCAAGGTGACCATTTCCCAGGATGCCCTGGACAACGTCGCCAAGGTCCGTGCGCACATTGACGATCTCGCTACCAGCGATGTCCCGGCGTACGGGATTTCGACGGGCTTTGGTGCCCTTGCCAACCGCCACATCCCCAACGACCTCCGCACCCAGCTGCAGAAGTCACTCATCCGCAGCCACGCCGCCGGAATGGGTCCGGCCGTGGAACGCGAAGTGGTCCGTGGCATTATGTTCCTCCGCGCCAAGACCCTCGCT includes the following:
- a CDS encoding urocanate hydratase codes for the protein MAPADFTTGARPVKAARGTELTAKSWQTEAPLRMLMNNLDPEVAERPDDLVVYGGTGRAARSWAAFDAITRTLETMEKDETLLVQSGKPVGVFRTNEWAPRVLLANSNLVGDWATWPEFRRLEAEGLMMYGQMTAGSWIYIGTQGILQGTYETFAAVGNKLAAEGRHPAPAAEGSTEGPLAGTLTLTGGCGGMGGAQPLAVTLNDGACLIVDVDESRLRRRVGKRYLDEVETDLDAAIAKVQAAKDERRGWSVGYVGNAAEVFPELLRRHKAGEVTFDVVTDQTSAHDPLSYLPEGITVAEWHTEAEADPEGFTKKAQASMARQVQAMVEFQDAGAEVFDYGNSIRDEARKGGYDRAFEFPGFVPAYIRPLFCEGLGPFRWVALSGDPEDIAVTDKAIKELFPENKHLHKWIDAAAERVEFEGLPARICWLGYGERHKAGLLFNRLVAEGKVKAPIVIGRDHLDSGSVASPYRETESMKDGSDAVADWPLLNALTAASSGATWVSIHHGGGVGIGRSIHTGQVSVADGTELAAQKLERLLTNDPGMGVIRHVDAGYDRAIDVANERGVRIPMNEK